In one window of Drosophila mauritiana strain mau12 chromosome X, ASM438214v1, whole genome shotgun sequence DNA:
- the LOC117148589 gene encoding MICOS complex subunit MIC13 homolog QIL1, with translation MFTTLMYRTAAVSMTVYITNRVGVWGKTEETDHLLQQITNGLQPVFGLLRRTLKLEESDLSVGELSRKYYNEGVKSTFRIIRNIPNYSEDLADGAKVTCLDLVEKAKELRHKEYSTWWNTSANKEQLNFDSPDSGAGDGSSEDLVPFEKPKSVDNFAGEGGNGALEQRV, from the coding sequence ATGTTTACCACACTGATGTATCGCACTGCAGCGGTCTCGATGACCGTCTACATAACCAATCGAGTTGGAGTGTGGGGCAAGACGGAGGAGACGGACCACCTACTCCAACAGATCACTAATGGCCTACAACCAGTATTTGGACTTCTGCGACGAACGCTGAAGCTTGAGGAGAGTGATCTGAGCGTGGGTGAGCTATCCCGGAAATACTACAATGAAGGAGTGAAGAGCACCTTCCGTATCATTCGAAACATACCCAACTATTCTGAGGATCTGGCCGACGGAGCCAAGGTCACATGTCTGGATTTGGTGGAAAAGGCCAAGGAATTGCGCCACAAAGAGTATTCAACATGGTGGAATACTTCCGCCAATAAGGAGCAACTGAATTTTGATTCACCAGATTCTGGAGCTGGCGATGGATCTTCCGAGGACTTAGTCCCTTTTGAGAAACCAAAATCCGTTGACAACTTTGCGGGGGAAGGAGGAAATGGGGCTCTTGAACAGAGGGTTTAA
- the LOC117148590 gene encoding ras-related protein Rab-35-like — protein sequence MSQYLFKVIIVGDTGVGKSSLMMRFTENKFLENYVCTVSMDIRASYVELLEGKMMLEVWDTTGDERLKSAMPSFYHGAHGVLLVYDITSSKSFENIGGWLKEIMRMCPDKLNVVLVGNKCDDPDHRQVDPEQAFQYARRRGFHSDVVSAKSGENVYNLFRSLTFDMHDRIVRHGRFEDIRELPDEPINPADTDRQGGNDPNTCC from the coding sequence ATGAGCCAGTACCTGTTTAAGGTTATCATCGTGGGTGACACCGGCGTGGGCAAATCCTCCCTGATGATGCGTTTCACGGAGAACAAATTCCTCGAGAACTACGTGTGCACGGTGAGCATGGATATCAGGGCGAGCTACGTGGAGCTGCTCGAGGGCAAGATGATGCTGGAGGTCTGGGACACCACCGGCGACGAGCGCTTGAAGTCGGCGATGCCGTCCTTTTATCATGGTGCCCATGGCGTACTGCTCGTTTACGACATAACGTCGTCCAAAAGTTTCGAAAACATCGGTGGCTGGCTGAAGGAGATCATGCGCATGTGTCCGGATAAGCTGAACGTCGTGCTGGTGGGGAACAAGTGTGATGATCCGGACCATCGCCAGGTGGACCCTGAGCAGGCCTTCCAATATGCCCGTCGTCGGGGATTCCACTCTGATGTGGTTTCCGCCAAGAGTGGCGAGAATGTATATAACTTATTCCGTTCGTTGACATTTGACATGCACGATCGTATTGTGCGTCACGGGAGGTTCGAGGACATTAGAGAGCTACCGGATGAACCAATTAATCCAGCTGACACAGATCGCCAGGGGGGCAATGACCCCAATACCTGCTGTTAA